TTGTCGGAACGCACCAGCGAGGAGAGCACGCCGCCCAGCTCAGCCTCGACCTCGGCGATGAGCCGGGCGAGGCCGTCGGACAGGTCCGCGGACGGGACCGCGGCCTGGACGGCACTCGGGACAGCCGCGGCGTCCTGACCCGGGACCGGTGAGCCCAGCCGCACCAGGACCACGGGCACGTCGTTCCACACGAGGGGCACATCGCCGGGCTCCCCGTCGGCCACGTCCACGAGCCGCCC
This Knoellia sp. p5-6-4 DNA region includes the following protein-coding sequences:
- a CDS encoding helix-turn-helix domain-containing protein; translation: MAADPEPGTAAPEVRDLLASAVAPLLERVGGRLVDVADGEPGDVPLVWNDVPVVLVRLGSPVPGQDAAAVPSAVQAAVPSADLSDGLARLIAEVEAELGGVLSSLVRSDKQRAVRLLEERGAFEMRRSAETVAEALGVTRFTVYNYLNRGGEPRA